In the Verrucomicrobiota bacterium genome, TGGCTGTAATTGGCCGGATTCGAGTCCGTTGCGAATGGCTTTTCGCGCCCCGATCCAGTGTTCAAAAATCACATTATTGGTGCCTTTGAGTTGTTTGATCTGCGCGTCGCTGAGAGTCCCCCACACGGCGATCCGGGATGCTTTTTCCTCCTGGCTGGCCGCTTGGACACTCTGGATTTTGCCCAGGCCGGTGATCATCAACGGATACAGCAGCATTGGCAGGAGGATCACCACCGCCAGCGTCAACCGGTCGCGCAACGCGTCCCGCAATTCCTTGCAAAAAATGGTCCAGAGAATGTGCGGGCGCATTATTTCAGGGCGTCAAGGTTTCGCGGGCGATGCGCCTGTCGAGGCGGCGTTGTGCGCGTGCCACAGGAAGGCATCGGTCAGGTTGGTGCAGCCGGAGTGCGCCAGGATTTCATCGAGCCGCCCTTGGTCCGCGATCCGGCCCTCGTGAATCAGGCAGATGCGGTCGCACAAATACTCCGCCTCGCCCATGATATGCGTGGAGAACAGGATTGCCCGTCCGGCCGCCCGCTGCCGACGGATGGCAGCAATGATAAATTGACCGCTGATGACATCCAGCGCGGAGGTGGGTTCGTCCAGAATCAGCACCTCGGGCTCGTGGAGAAAAGCCCGCGCGATGTTGGCACGTTGTTTTTGGCCGGAGGAAAGGGTGCGGCAGGGGCGGTCGGCAAACGCGGACATTTCAAGTTCTTCGCATACCTGAGCAATGCGTCGAGCCAGCCGAACTTCATCCAGCCCGTACAGGCGGCCAAAATATTCCAGCACCTCGCGCGGCGTTAATCGTTGGTAAAGCTGGGTGTCGCCGGAAAGGAAGCCCATGCGCTGTTTGGCCGCCAGCGGGTTGGACTGCAGGTCGCAACCTTGGACCAGCACCTGACCGGACGTGGGAGTGAGAATGCCGGCCAACATGCGCAAGGTGGTGGTTTTGCCCGCGCCGTTGGGTCCCAGCAAGCCCACCACCTCACCGTAGTTCACGCCAAAGCAAACGCCGTCCACCGCCGTGACGGTGTCAAAACGTTTGCTCAAATTGATGGCGCGCAAAGCTTCGGACATACCAGTTGTATCGCGCCTTCTTCATAGCACCAGATTACGCCCGGCGTCGAGACTGAATGCGGGAAAAGGTTTGTAAGGCACGCCAGCCAGTGGGGCAGATTTCCGCCTTTTCGGATCTGGTATTAACAGGAAACTGGCAAAGAATATGTCCACCTTGGTTATAAAGTGGAATAGCCACGGTCAGCTCCGGAGGGGGTGTCTTCACTTAAGATATTCCATGATCGTCGCTGGCTCCACCGCTTCCGGTAATAGGGCGTATAAGGCGGGCTGCCAGGGATCCACCGTCATGGTCCAATGATCGGTGCGTCCGAGGTAACGCCGGCTGGCGAGATCATAGACATGCGCCGGGGCTGCCAGGCGGACCGCCACCTCGGCAGGTTTTTCCAATGCCTCGTTGCCGCCGGTCTGCTTCAAATCTTCGCTCATGTGGTAATCAATATTGCGCTCGAAGGCAACCAGCCGGGCATTGCCCAGGCGGAAACGGTAAATCCGGGTGCGGCTTTCCATTGGCACGCGAATCTCCCGGGGCAGGGGAGCCAGTAGCTCCTCCAGCGCAATTGGCCAGACGAGATCGGGGGTGGGCGAAAGCCGGCTCAACGCATAGCCGGAAATATCGCCGTCCCAATGCCGTGCCTCGCCAGTGCGTGAATTACTGCTGAAGAAACCTTGATCGGAATTGGACATCTTCAAAGCCGGCAGTTTGAGGGCGGGTTGCGCGCGGAGTTTGCCGTGCTGATCAAAGGCACCGGGTGAACCGTCTGCAAAAATAAAACGGTCCAGGCTTTCACCCTGAGAAGCCGAGAATGCGTTGATGGCTTGGGCCTCGCGATCCGAGAGTGCCAGCGAGTCTGGCATGATGAAGGCGCGATAACCGTCGGCCAGCAGCCGGCCCCGCTCAACTTCCGCATACGAAACAAAGCGCGGGCTGAATCCCAAATCCTGGAACAGCTTGAGCCAGGCATTCCGCACCCGGGCCTGGCGATTATGCCGGGCCTCGTAACTGGAAAAACGGCGCAGCCAGGTGGAACCATCCACGGTGGATTCCAGCAGCCAATCCACCTGGATGCTGGCTTGCGAGTAGTGAATGGCGATGGGGTCATATTCGCGTTGCGCCCGCCGGAACAAAGCGGCCAGCGGCGAGGTCATTTCCTTGAGCACGGGCGCGAGCGCCCTGGCCTTGGGGGTGAGCGGCAAATCCGGCAGGTTCCAGGCCAGGCAATCCTCGCTCCACCAAACAATGCAGCCGGTGTCGCCTTGCAGCAGCAGGTGCCACAAGCGGCGACGGGCGGGCTTGGTCTCGTTTTCAAAGACGGTGGTCAGGATGGGTTTTCCCGGCAGAAACGAGGCGAAGATTTCCCTGGCATTCCCGACGTCATACGGCTCCACCCAATCGAGCGCCTGTGACAACCGCCACAAGTCATAACCGCCAAAGGCACTGGGCATTTGGGTGCCCTCGATGCCTACCGGAGTTCGAAGATCGATTGAATGTGCTGCGCCGCGTATCTGATCGAGCGCCCGCGCCAGGGAAATATCCATATAGGTGCGGAAATCGCACCAGGGCGCCAAATTCCAGCGCATGGGTTCGCGCCCTGCGGTGGCGACGTCAAACTTCAGGCGCTGCACCGCCTGCCAATCCGGCTGGCCGCGTGGCAACGCCATACCACTGGCCATGCGGTTCTTGATTTGGTCCGTGGTAAAAGGCTTCACCGCGTCCCAGGAGGAAAACTGGGTATCCCACTCTCGGTTCAAGGACCCCAAATCCGGGTATTGCGTCTTGAGCCATTCCCGGAACCGTTGCAAAGCCATCGGACTAAAATCGTAATCGAACGGGTTGGCGGAAATGGTTACGGATAATTCATCGCGGATGTCATAGAGCACCGGTTGGTTCTGGACATGCTGGCGCACGACCTGCTGCATTTCCCCGCACGCCCATTGTTGCCACGTGGGATCGTCCAGGCAGTAATCGCGAATCATCCCGGCTTCGTCGCGCGGGACTTTCCACGTCGTGACAAATTTATCCCAATCACGAACCTTGGAATTCCATTTGAGGCAAAGCCCGCGGTTGATGATATTCTCGACGTAATAGGGAAACCCATGGTTGGTCCAATTCCGGGCTTGGGCCGCGTCGTGATGCACCATGCCGGTGTTCACGCCGAGTTCGCGCAAGCGCTGCATGAGTAACGGAATGCGGGCCGGGTCTTTGAACGCGGCGTCTGCGGTCCAAAGAATGACGCGATAACCGTTGGTAGGTTCGCGAGCGGAGACGTCCGCGTTCGCGGACATAGCCAGCGCCAGGGTGAAAAGACCGCCAAGCAACGCATGTGCTTTCATGGCCGCCGACCTTAAACCATGCCCGTCAAAAATGAAATGAAATGATTCCAGGTGATGTTTCTTTTCTGCCGCTTTGGCGTTGTTTACCTCCCGCCATGCCAAACCCGCTGGGCCCCGACCACTTGTTCGTCAACCTCCCGGTCGGGGTGGGCAGTTTTTGCTAGAGTTTCGTCCCGCTGACTTTCGTCCACGGCGTAAAGGCACCCATTGCATGCTGCCGGATCTTGCGTTTCCACACCTTGTTCCCGCAAAGGGCGTAGAGCGTATCCTTGTCCTTGCCGCCAATCGCCACGCCGGTCACGCGGCTGCGGTCGGGCACGGGCAGGATGACCTGCGTCGGGCCGTCGTCAGCGCTGATCTGGACGCCGCTGCGCGTGGCGATGAATTGGCGGCCTTCCAGCGAGTAGCACACGCATTCCGCCCCGGCATCGTCGTCCCAGTCGGCCACATAGAGATGGAAGAAGCGTTCCTTGTTGATGAGTGTGCCCTCGGCGTTGATCTGATAGCTGTACACCCACTTGGAATGACCCTCGGCAACGGACAGCAGCCATTGATCGGGCCGATACGCCATGCCCGTGGCGAACTTAATGCCGCTATCCACCTGCGTCTTCTTGCCGTCCTTGATCAACCACATCGTGCCGGGCGAGTTGGGCTTGTCTCCGTTCGCCGTGACGTAAAGGCTGCCATCCGGACGGGCGAGAATGGAGTGTCCTGGGATGCCGTCCAGGACCACGCTGCCTTTGCCCGCGGTGTCGTAGCGCATGAGTTGGCCGGACTTTTCTGAGATGGTGAAAAGCGTGCCGTCCGCGCCGACGGTGACACAGTGGGCTTGGGCGGCGTCTTCGACAAAGACGCTGATTTTGTCATCCAGCCCGATACGGTGGATCTTATTGTTCGAGGTATCGGCAAAGAACACCTCGCCATTGGCGTTGCCAGCCGGGCCGCGGGTGCTTTTGAAACCCTCGGCCACAGGCTGCCAGTCTTCGCCAGGGATCAGGATTTCCTGGGCGCGCGGCGCGCTCGGGCCTGCTTTCACGCGCTCGGGCCAGTTCTTCCACAGGTACGCCATGGCTTCCTGCCAATGCTCGCCATAGCCCGCGACATGGCGCCCATCAATGATGCGGAATTGGTAGTCATAGCCTGAGAACTTCAGCGCCTTGTCCATTTCCTGGTCGAGCAGAAACCAGTCGCCCGCGCAATTTTCCATGTCGTGGGTGGCGGTCGTCAGATATGCGCGAATGGGCCGGGCCTCGAATTTGCGAACCATGGTGGGGAATTCATGCCCGCCGCGGAATGCCACCCAGCTTCCGCTCGCCGCATACACGCGGCTGAAGGCCTCCGGACGATGCCAGGCGGCGGTGAACGCCGCGATGCCGCCGCTGCTTCCGCCGACCATGCAACGGTCGTTGCCATCGGTAGAGAGCTTCAAATTGAACTCCTTGGCCACCTGCGGCAGCAATTCCTCGATGAGGAAGCGCACCTTGTTGTCGCTCACCCCGTCGTACTCAAAGTCGCGATTACGCCGCCCGAGGGTCCCCTTCACTGGCGAAGGCACCTCGCCTGGCCGGACGAATACGCCGATGGTCACAGGCATCTCCCGGGTGGCTATCGCCGTCTCCAGCAGTGTTTTTTCCCGCGGGTTATACCCATCGGTTTTGAGGTACACGCACGCCGGCTTGGAGCCATCATACTGCGCCGGGATGAAGACGGTGACGTCGCGCACGGTACCGGGAAAAATCGCGCTCTGGGTGAAGGTGAACTGCTTCGTCACGCCGGGCAGCACGTCCTCCGGCTTGATCACTGGCGGCTCGTATTTCGTGCCGGCAGCCTCATTCGCCGACGGGGGGACGGCGCTGCCCGCGAGCGGTTTGATCATCCATTGGAGGTGTGGGTCATTGCCGGTGTTCGTCCATAAATCAATCTGTGCCCCGGGGGTCTGCTTGCCGCCGAAATCATCCAGGCCCATGCCGGGGGCATGTTTCGGGGTTAGTGTGTAACTGCCGTTCTCGTGTTTCGTCAGCGTCCACCGTTGCCAGGGCTGGCCACTTTCCTGTTCGAGCACGATGGCGGAGCCGTTCTTCGTTCCGCCCTTTTGCACCGCGATCACCAGCGCTGAACTGGCGGCTGGATGAATCGTCACCCACTGGCCATCCTGGGGGGTAATCACCCACTTCTGGTTGGGGCTCCCGGCCGGTTTGCCGATGGTTACCACCGTCCCTTCGGCAGGCGTTGCTCCGCCAGTTTCCAGCACCATCGCCGGCGCACTGACCGGCACGATGGCATAAGCGCCCCAATCCTCGGCCAGGCAGTGACCGGTCCCCGCGCTGGCCATGAGCGCTGCGATGAAGCCAATGACCCGGTGAAATCCAAAATGTCCAAGTTCATGAATATTCATTATTTGGGCATGTTTACGTTCTTCGCCCGGAAAAGTCCAAGCTTTTCCGGCACTTCAGCCATCTGCGGGTGCATCTGTGCTCCTGTGGGCAGTGAGCTTGGCGCTAGGATAAACCTAGTACAAAACCAGTACGGATTTTGGGTTTTAGGGACACTGGAAAATTTTTTTTTAAAAACTGCAAAACCATGACAAGAATATTTTCTGGCAATACAATTATCTGGGTATGCACTTGATTCCCTTCACCACAATCGGTAGTGTTTTCCCTGCATGTCCGATTACCCGCGAACGGCGGTGGAATTGCGTGACTGGTTTCCAGAGCGTTGTAGGGGGCAGCCCCAACCGTCACCACCAACCGAAACCCGCTGAAGTTGTCCCGCCCGCCGTGCGCATCGAAGTCACGGCCAGACGACAGCAGACGCCTGGAATCTTTGTCGCGCCACGACCCACCCCGCAAAACCCGGGAGCCACGTTGCCCATCAAAAAAGTCTTCGCACCACTGCCAGACATTCCCGCCCATATCAGACAACCCAAATTGATTGGCTTTAAAGCTCCCTACCGGCGAAGTGTATTCATATTCATCCACCTTTAACGATGGATCATAATTCCCCGCCCCCTTCGGCGGCGGCCATTGCGTCCCCCATGGATAGACGCCTTTGAGTTCCGTGCTCTCGTCTTTAGGCGTGCCGTTCCCTTCTTTAACCGCTATTTGAGATTTGCAATCTGGAATCTGCAATTCGCTATCGGTTATCGGTTATCGGTTATTTGTCCCATCCGTCCACTAACTCCCATTCGTCCCATCTCTCTCCAATCGAGTTAGGCTTTCGAGCCGTTTTGGGGCCAGCAAAACGACCGCATAGAACGGATGCTTGACAGCATCTAATGAAGTTAGTTATCTTTACTGATATGGGTCTCGGACAAAAGCAAGGTGGTTGGATCAGCCTGTTGACCAAGGAATGGAAGGATCCTTGGTTTTTGGGTGGACTTTTATTTGTTATTCTTGGGGCAGGCGGGTTTTACGATTGTGTTTGCCCTTCACTTGAACTGGAGTTCATCAAACAAAGCAACTTCGAGACTAAATTTTTTATAACTACGCATGACCTAGAGTTTGCGCTTGACCTCGAGGTAGCGCAGGCGCTCTTCAACGAAGTTGAAACCACCAAAGAAAACTACGACAAATCTCCCGAAACCATGGGGTCTGCATTGATACTGACTACCTTCAGAATTGAAGATCGCCTCAACTCCTTTCCAGGGCTTCGTTCCACCTCCTTCGCTAAGAACATGGAGAGCGTTATTGGGTTGAAACCCAGCGATGGGCAATTGAAGGCGAGGCAATGTCGCCACAAATTAGATGAATTATCCACAGAAATAGCCACAACCATCGCGAACCTCACCCATGAACGTATAGACAGATTGAAGGCACTACAAACCAGTCTGGAGATACTACGCAGAGAGCAATCGGTTGCCATAAACTATCGGCTTTGGCAGATGGGCCTGGGGAGCCTGATAGGCGGAGGAATCCTTCTTTACGGACTGGCCATTCTGAGAACTTCATATCGAAATCGAACCAAGAATTGCAGAACGTATCTGCTAACATAAACGATACAAACATATTCCGGTGAATGGCCGTGGAGAGGTTCCCGAGAGTCTAATCGCAAGAAAACACCCTTCCTTGCAATATCGTTCCGGATGTCGTTTGTCCAGTTCCAAAAAAATGTTTGACCGCGTTTTAACGTATGCTAAAGTGCGCACATATTCTATGAGTATAATGCTTAAAACCGCGTCGGTCAAACCGGCGAAAACGGCAGCCAAAGCCCGCTACATACTGATAGGAATTTGCTTTTTGGCACATTGGATGCGTTCACTTGTCGCGTT is a window encoding:
- a CDS encoding ABC transporter ATP-binding protein is translated as MSEALRAINLSKRFDTVTAVDGVCFGVNYGEVVGLLGPNGAGKTTTLRMLAGILTPTSGQVLVQGCDLQSNPLAAKQRMGFLSGDTQLYQRLTPREVLEYFGRLYGLDEVRLARRIAQVCEELEMSAFADRPCRTLSSGQKQRANIARAFLHEPEVLILDEPTSALDVISGQFIIAAIRRQRAAGRAILFSTHIMGEAEYLCDRICLIHEGRIADQGRLDEILAHSGCTNLTDAFLWHAHNAASTGASPAKP
- a CDS encoding SUMF1/EgtB/PvdO family nonheme iron enzyme; amino-acid sequence: MQIPDCKSQIAVKEGNGTPKDESTELKGVYPWGTQWPPPKGAGNYDPSLKVDEYEYTSPVGSFKANQFGLSDMGGNVWQWCEDFFDGQRGSRVLRGGSWRDKDSRRLLSSGRDFDAHGGRDNFSGFRLVVTVGAAPYNALETSHAIPPPFAGNRTCRENTTDCGEGNQVHTQIIVLPENILVMVLQFLKKNFPVSLKPKIRTGFVLGLS
- a CDS encoding beta-galactosidase; its protein translation is MKAHALLGGLFTLALAMSANADVSAREPTNGYRVILWTADAAFKDPARIPLLMQRLRELGVNTGMVHHDAAQARNWTNHGFPYYVENIINRGLCLKWNSKVRDWDKFVTTWKVPRDEAGMIRDYCLDDPTWQQWACGEMQQVVRQHVQNQPVLYDIRDELSVTISANPFDYDFSPMALQRFREWLKTQYPDLGSLNREWDTQFSSWDAVKPFTTDQIKNRMASGMALPRGQPDWQAVQRLKFDVATAGREPMRWNLAPWCDFRTYMDISLARALDQIRGAAHSIDLRTPVGIEGTQMPSAFGGYDLWRLSQALDWVEPYDVGNAREIFASFLPGKPILTTVFENETKPARRRLWHLLLQGDTGCIVWWSEDCLAWNLPDLPLTPKARALAPVLKEMTSPLAALFRRAQREYDPIAIHYSQASIQVDWLLESTVDGSTWLRRFSSYEARHNRQARVRNAWLKLFQDLGFSPRFVSYAEVERGRLLADGYRAFIMPDSLALSDREAQAINAFSASQGESLDRFIFADGSPGAFDQHGKLRAQPALKLPALKMSNSDQGFFSSNSRTGEARHWDGDISGYALSRLSPTPDLVWPIALEELLAPLPREIRVPMESRTRIYRFRLGNARLVAFERNIDYHMSEDLKQTGGNEALEKPAEVAVRLAAPAHVYDLASRRYLGRTDHWTMTVDPWQPALYALLPEAVEPATIMEYLK
- a CDS encoding RICIN domain-containing protein, whose translation is MNIHELGHFGFHRVIGFIAALMASAGTGHCLAEDWGAYAIVPVSAPAMVLETGGATPAEGTVVTIGKPAGSPNQKWVITPQDGQWVTIHPAASSALVIAVQKGGTKNGSAIVLEQESGQPWQRWTLTKHENGSYTLTPKHAPGMGLDDFGGKQTPGAQIDLWTNTGNDPHLQWMIKPLAGSAVPPSANEAAGTKYEPPVIKPEDVLPGVTKQFTFTQSAIFPGTVRDVTVFIPAQYDGSKPACVYLKTDGYNPREKTLLETAIATREMPVTIGVFVRPGEVPSPVKGTLGRRNRDFEYDGVSDNKVRFLIEELLPQVAKEFNLKLSTDGNDRCMVGGSSGGIAAFTAAWHRPEAFSRVYAASGSWVAFRGGHEFPTMVRKFEARPIRAYLTTATHDMENCAGDWFLLDQEMDKALKFSGYDYQFRIIDGRHVAGYGEHWQEAMAYLWKNWPERVKAGPSAPRAQEILIPGEDWQPVAEGFKSTRGPAGNANGEVFFADTSNNKIHRIGLDDKISVFVEDAAQAHCVTVGADGTLFTISEKSGQLMRYDTAGKGSVVLDGIPGHSILARPDGSLYVTANGDKPNSPGTMWLIKDGKKTQVDSGIKFATGMAYRPDQWLLSVAEGHSKWVYSYQINAEGTLINKERFFHLYVADWDDDAGAECVCYSLEGRQFIATRSGVQISADDGPTQVILPVPDRSRVTGVAIGGKDKDTLYALCGNKVWKRKIRQHAMGAFTPWTKVSGTKL